One region of Vibrio sp. FE10 genomic DNA includes:
- a CDS encoding methyl-accepting chemotaxis protein, whose amino-acid sequence MKFSHKVVAASSALLLVTVSLLSIQQLYTVRSAVENHVNASLKEMVSGVKNTVVSEMNAKKALAQSTTEVIEINPQDRTYVKEILEKPKLKNSFLAVGFGYEANGFVIENDDGWEAGPDYDPRIRPWYIDAKSKNSLVVTAPYVDASSKKVIISVGTPVKDNGRFTAGMFYDLELTNLATLVNQVNLFDAGYLFLVTADGTTIAHPNAKNNGETLSSYMPQATIREGSQEIEVDGKMFLVNFTHIPSEDWYIGAILDEEIAFQTVEDLKNSSMIYSLIAVILSIIALTVLIRVLMRPLDALNQAIQDVASGQGDLTKRLDTNTDKEFSDLAKGFNTFTENLQNQIIQSKAIGVEIKRGTEITVKGAGESANAMNTQLQELEQLATAMNEMAVTATEVANNAQGAAAAAREADEATLDGTSVVSDTTQAIDNLSARIDQAVAEVQVLESATANIETILKVINDIADQTNLLALNAAIEAARAGESGRGFAVVADEVRTLAQRTQESTTEIRNMIEQLQAGASSVSNAMNQSKDTATDAVERAQQANSSLDRIRDAIQRISDMNIQIASAAEEQSLVAEEINNNTVKIKDLSTQVSNAAQEANTAMQVQTDNVRAQDELLNKFTV is encoded by the coding sequence ATGAAATTTAGCCATAAGGTGGTTGCTGCATCATCAGCCTTGCTGCTAGTGACAGTATCATTGCTTTCAATACAACAACTTTACACCGTAAGAAGTGCTGTAGAAAACCACGTCAATGCGAGCCTAAAAGAGATGGTCTCTGGCGTAAAAAATACAGTCGTATCAGAGATGAACGCCAAAAAAGCGTTGGCTCAATCGACGACTGAAGTCATCGAGATTAACCCTCAAGATCGCACTTACGTAAAAGAAATCCTAGAAAAACCAAAGCTTAAAAACAGCTTCCTAGCGGTTGGCTTTGGTTATGAAGCAAACGGTTTCGTCATTGAGAATGATGACGGTTGGGAAGCAGGTCCAGATTACGACCCACGAATCCGCCCTTGGTACATTGATGCTAAATCCAAAAACAGTTTAGTGGTTACCGCTCCTTATGTGGATGCATCAAGTAAGAAAGTCATCATCTCAGTGGGTACGCCAGTTAAAGACAATGGCCGCTTCACTGCAGGTATGTTCTACGACCTAGAATTGACCAACCTTGCGACCTTAGTAAACCAAGTGAACTTGTTCGATGCGGGCTACCTATTCCTAGTGACTGCCGACGGTACAACGATTGCTCACCCAAATGCGAAAAACAACGGTGAAACGCTTTCAAGCTACATGCCACAAGCGACCATTCGTGAAGGCTCTCAAGAAATTGAAGTCGACGGCAAAATGTTCCTAGTTAACTTCACCCACATCCCAAGTGAAGATTGGTACATTGGCGCAATCCTTGATGAAGAGATCGCGTTCCAAACCGTGGAAGATCTGAAGAACAGCTCAATGATCTACTCATTGATTGCGGTAATTCTCAGCATCATTGCACTAACAGTTCTTATCCGCGTATTAATGCGCCCACTGGATGCACTTAACCAAGCGATTCAAGATGTAGCGAGCGGACAAGGTGACCTAACTAAGCGTCTAGATACTAATACAGACAAAGAGTTCTCTGACCTAGCGAAAGGCTTCAACACCTTTACCGAAAACCTGCAAAATCAAATCATTCAATCGAAAGCGATTGGTGTTGAGATTAAGCGTGGTACAGAAATCACGGTGAAAGGCGCAGGCGAATCTGCAAATGCGATGAACACGCAGCTGCAAGAGCTAGAACAGCTAGCAACTGCAATGAACGAAATGGCAGTGACTGCAACAGAAGTCGCAAACAACGCTCAAGGCGCGGCAGCAGCAGCTCGTGAAGCTGACGAAGCAACGCTAGACGGTACTTCAGTCGTAAGTGACACCACGCAAGCCATTGATAACCTATCAGCTCGTATCGACCAAGCCGTTGCAGAAGTACAAGTACTTGAATCAGCAACAGCCAACATTGAAACGATTCTTAAGGTAATCAACGACATTGCAGACCAAACTAACCTATTGGCATTGAACGCTGCGATTGAAGCCGCGCGTGCTGGTGAGTCTGGTCGTGGTTTCGCAGTCGTAGCCGACGAAGTTCGTACTCTGGCACAACGTACTCAAGAGTCGACAACTGAAATCCGCAACATGATCGAGCAGCTCCAAGCCGGCGCAAGCTCAGTATCGAACGCGATGAACCAAAGTAAAGACACAGCTACTGACGCCGTTGAACGTGCGCAACAAGCGAACTCTTCACTTGACCGCATCCGCGACGCGATTCAGCGTATCTCTGATATGAACATTCAGATTGCTTCAGCAGCAGAAGAACAAAGCTTGGTAGCGGAAGAGATCAACAACAACACTGTTAAGATCAAAGACCTTTCAACACAAGTATCAAACGCGGCGCAAGAAGCAAACACGGCAATGCAGGTACAAACTGACAATGTTCGTGCACAGGATGAACTATTGAATAAGTTTACGGTTTAA
- a CDS encoding YjiH family protein — translation MSNNTNTAPTEKSKGSFWVFLIPSLIGLFLFMAPISYQGDLTIPVAILAKSIQAVFGEYLIPIITAIVAFMSVASVLSTIFKPTFITSNSFLNGLFNPSPLWLLVRLIGGAAAFMAFFQVGPEFIWEENTGGLVLEGLLPTLFSVFIFAGLLLPLLLNFGLLELFGTLLSKVMRPIFNLPGRSAIDCMASWLGDGSVGILLTSKQYEKKFYTQREAAVVGTTFSAVSITFSLVVIAQVELEHLFLPFYAAICLAGIVAAVIIPRLPPLSMKKDTFIDGSKPHKDADAIPAGHSTFSWGLELAVSKASQVKSAKSVFAEGIRNAVDMVFGVLPVVMGLGTMALVIAEYTSVFSFLGQPFIPFLELLGVPEAVAASETIVVGFADMFIPAILAASIDNEMTRFVIAAMSVTQLIYMSEVGALLLGSKIPVNILELFIIFILRTLITLPVIAGVAHLIF, via the coding sequence ATGTCTAACAACACGAACACTGCTCCAACAGAGAAATCTAAAGGCAGTTTCTGGGTTTTCTTAATCCCATCATTGATTGGTTTATTCCTTTTCATGGCGCCAATTAGCTATCAAGGCGATCTAACCATCCCTGTTGCTATCTTAGCCAAGTCAATTCAAGCGGTTTTCGGTGAATACCTAATCCCTATCATCACTGCGATCGTCGCTTTCATGTCTGTAGCTTCCGTTTTAAGCACCATTTTCAAGCCTACATTCATTACATCGAACTCATTTTTGAACGGCCTTTTCAACCCATCTCCATTATGGTTGTTGGTACGTCTTATCGGTGGTGCAGCAGCATTCATGGCTTTCTTCCAAGTAGGCCCTGAGTTTATCTGGGAAGAAAACACTGGTGGATTAGTGCTAGAAGGCCTACTTCCAACACTGTTCTCAGTATTTATCTTTGCTGGTTTACTACTGCCACTGCTGCTTAACTTTGGTCTGCTAGAACTATTCGGTACCTTACTAAGTAAAGTAATGCGTCCAATCTTCAACTTGCCAGGTCGTAGTGCTATCGACTGTATGGCTTCTTGGTTGGGTGACGGCAGCGTTGGTATCCTGCTTACAAGCAAACAGTACGAAAAGAAATTCTACACTCAACGTGAAGCTGCGGTTGTTGGTACGACTTTCTCTGCAGTATCTATCACGTTCAGTCTTGTGGTTATTGCTCAAGTAGAGCTAGAGCACCTATTCCTGCCTTTCTACGCAGCAATCTGTTTAGCGGGTATTGTGGCGGCGGTAATCATCCCTCGCCTTCCGCCACTAAGCATGAAGAAAGACACCTTCATTGATGGTAGCAAGCCTCACAAAGACGCTGACGCTATCCCAGCGGGTCACTCAACATTCTCTTGGGGTCTTGAGCTAGCAGTAAGCAAAGCATCACAAGTTAAGTCTGCTAAATCAGTATTTGCTGAAGGCATCCGTAACGCCGTGGATATGGTATTTGGCGTACTGCCTGTTGTTATGGGCCTTGGTACGATGGCACTGGTTATTGCGGAATACACTTCTGTATTCTCATTCCTAGGCCAGCCTTTCATTCCATTCCTAGAGCTACTTGGTGTTCCTGAAGCGGTTGCAGCATCTGAAACGATTGTTGTTGGTTTTGCGGATATGTTTATCCCAGCAATCCTTGCGGCTTCTATCGACAACGAGATGACTCGCTTTGTTATTGCAGCAATGTCGGTAACTCAGCTGATCTACATGTCTGAAGTAGGCGCTCTGCTTCTGGGCAGTAAGATTCCAGTGAACATCTTGGAACTGTTTATTATCTTTATTCTGCGTACTCTAATTACGCTTCCAGTTATCGCTGGTGTAGCTCATCTAATATTCTAA